One window from the genome of Myxococcales bacterium encodes:
- a CDS encoding UvrD-helicase domain-containing protein — MRSCLNPEQDAAVHHVDGPLLVLAGAGTGKTRVLVSRVAHLVDTGVPPSEILAVTFTNKAAREMKERLSRQLGARAGRIWIGTFHAICARLLRELAPLVGLTQTFTIFDVDDQTKLLGRLLKELGLAETHTTKSVLWAMDRIQSTGGDPATLVTGEPMDEALHLACPAYQAALLRENATDFHGLLAHVLRLLDSPAGESLRTRFRYVLVDEFQDTNRVQFGLVAGFAAATRNLMVVGDDDQSIYAWRGADPRNILDFDRAYHGATVIRLEQNYRSTSVVLQAANAVIEKNVDRHGKRLWTAHEGGEPLEVVEAGDERTEARLIATEIARIVQAGRSLADIAILYRTNAQSRVLEEQLRERRIAAVVVGGMSFFERKEVKDAMAYVRMLTNPSTDLCCERIINVPARGIGDTTIERVRAFARAEGTSLLEAARRIAQGLGAGLTPATRRKVAAFVATIDELAAAAQPGASVAEVMIQVIERSGLRAALEATGEEGIDRVRNLAELVTMASDFDEDTGGEGTLSEFDERCSLYAPADKEGAEDEDAVTLMTIHAAKGLEFAVVFMSGMEDGLFPSLRGREGVSDVLELEEERRLAYVAITRAKERLVMTHARTRRVWGSIMFQERSRFIDDIPDACFGEGGRRARKGTMIDGGQRLAPVMARGLGMPRQGGGAARTRTYDEYDQRDVFEEPVFNAAGGTSRPGGQGEGGAFVVGGLVEHQMFGQGRVLSVEGKGDKQKILVQFARIGTKHVLSRFLQASK; from the coding sequence ATGCGTTCCTGTTTAAACCCTGAGCAAGACGCGGCGGTCCATCATGTCGACGGTCCGCTGCTCGTGCTCGCGGGCGCTGGTACCGGCAAGACGCGGGTGCTGGTGTCGCGCGTGGCACACTTGGTCGATACGGGGGTGCCACCCTCGGAAATCTTGGCGGTGACGTTTACCAACAAGGCAGCGCGCGAGATGAAGGAGCGCCTGTCGCGGCAGCTGGGCGCGCGCGCGGGGCGGATTTGGATTGGAACGTTTCACGCCATTTGCGCGCGGCTGTTGCGCGAGCTGGCGCCGCTGGTGGGGCTCACTCAGACGTTCACCATTTTTGATGTCGATGACCAGACCAAGCTGCTCGGGCGCTTGCTCAAGGAGCTCGGCCTCGCCGAGACCCACACCACCAAGAGCGTGCTATGGGCGATGGATCGCATCCAGAGCACGGGCGGTGACCCAGCGACGTTGGTCACCGGCGAGCCCATGGATGAGGCGCTGCATCTTGCCTGTCCGGCGTATCAGGCCGCCCTGTTGCGGGAGAACGCGACGGATTTTCATGGCCTCTTGGCGCACGTGCTGCGGCTGCTAGACTCCCCCGCTGGGGAATCCTTGCGGACGCGGTTTCGCTACGTCTTGGTCGACGAGTTCCAGGACACCAATCGGGTGCAGTTTGGGCTCGTCGCCGGCTTTGCGGCCGCGACGCGAAATTTGATGGTGGTGGGTGACGACGACCAGTCGATTTATGCGTGGCGCGGCGCAGACCCACGCAATATTTTGGACTTTGATCGCGCATACCACGGCGCGACGGTGATTCGCCTCGAACAAAACTATCGCTCGACCAGCGTGGTGCTGCAGGCGGCCAACGCGGTGATCGAAAAGAATGTTGATCGCCACGGCAAGCGGCTGTGGACGGCGCATGAGGGCGGCGAGCCGCTCGAGGTGGTCGAGGCCGGCGATGAGCGCACCGAGGCCCGGCTGATCGCGACGGAGATCGCGCGCATTGTGCAGGCTGGCCGATCGCTGGCGGATATCGCGATCTTATATCGCACCAATGCGCAGTCGCGCGTGCTCGAGGAGCAGCTGCGTGAGCGTCGGATTGCGGCGGTGGTGGTCGGTGGCATGTCTTTTTTTGAGCGCAAGGAGGTCAAGGACGCGATGGCCTATGTGCGCATGCTGACCAATCCGAGCACCGACCTGTGCTGCGAGCGCATCATTAATGTGCCGGCGCGCGGCATTGGCGACACCACCATCGAGCGGGTGCGGGCGTTTGCGCGCGCGGAAGGCACGAGCCTGCTTGAGGCGGCGCGGCGGATTGCGCAGGGGCTCGGCGCAGGACTAACGCCGGCGACGCGGCGCAAGGTGGCGGCCTTTGTCGCGACCATCGACGAGCTGGCGGCGGCGGCGCAGCCAGGTGCGTCGGTGGCCGAGGTGATGATTCAGGTGATCGAGCGCTCGGGGCTGCGCGCGGCGCTAGAGGCCACGGGCGAGGAGGGCATCGATCGCGTGCGCAACCTCGCCGAACTGGTGACCATGGCGTCGGATTTTGATGAAGACACCGGCGGTGAAGGCACGCTTTCGGAGTTTGACGAGCGCTGTTCGCTCTATGCGCCGGCCGACAAGGAGGGCGCCGAGGACGAAGACGCGGTTACGTTGATGACCATCCACGCCGCCAAGGGCCTCGAGTTTGCGGTGGTGTTTATGTCGGGCATGGAGGATGGGCTGTTTCCAAGCCTGCGCGGGCGTGAGGGTGTCTCGGACGTGCTGGAACTCGAAGAGGAGCGACGGCTGGCGTATGTCGCGATCACGCGCGCCAAGGAGCGCTTGGTGATGACGCATGCGCGGACGCGGCGGGTGTGGGGCAGCATCATGTTTCAAGAGCGCTCGCGCTTTATCGACGACATTCCCGACGCGTGCTTTGGCGAGGGCGGCAGGCGCGCGCGCAAGGGCACGATGATCGACGGTGGTCAGCGGCTCGCGCCGGTGATGGCGCGTGGCCTCGGCATGCCGCGCCAGGGTGGCGGCGCGGCGCGCACGCGCACCTACGACGAATACGATCAACGCGACGTCTTCGAAGAGCCGGTGTTTAACGCGGCCGGCGGGACGTCGCGACCCGGCGGGCAGGGCGAGGGCGGGGCCTTTGTGGTGGGCGGGCTGGTCGAGCACCAGATGTTTGGCCAGGGGCGCGTGCTGTCGGTGGAAGGCAAAGGCGACAAGCAAAAGATCTTGGTGCAGTTCGCGCGCATTGGCACCAAGCACGTGCTGTCGCGGTTTTTGCAGGCCAGCAAATAG
- a CDS encoding FliI/YscN family ATPase, which produces MRAAAEHEAATHASASSRSDAARAATAPTPHGSVSEAVGLVLRAELADAALGEIVKIARLGGPPMLAEVVGFRDGAAILMPLGDALHLAPRAAVWRTGAPMQFPCGPSLLGRVINGLGDAIDGGPPIDEPLWAVSRAAPPALARAPITQRLATGIRAIDSCVALGEGQRIGLFAGAGHGKSTLLAQLASTGDEQELGADVVVLCLVGERGREVREFTDRVLAHARHRTIVVCATSDAPSLVRVRAAEVATATAEWFRDRGKRVLLLVDSITRVARAQREVGLAAGEPPTRHGYPPSVFSVLPRLIERAGPAAVGSITAIYTVLVAGGDFDEPIADEVRSLLDGHIVLDPRLFTRGHFPAISLIQSVSRVMASVVTPEHAAAAASLRQLLAIYEEHRDLIAMGAIVPGQNPTLDRALARMPQIDAFLQQPLAGSTPPPPSNLPHLLAALKSLVGPPGLHDMTTRGIPPVG; this is translated from the coding sequence CTGCGCGCCGCCGCTGAACACGAGGCTGCCACGCATGCGTCAGCCTCCAGCCGAAGCGATGCCGCGCGAGCCGCAACCGCGCCTACGCCGCATGGGTCCGTGTCGGAGGCCGTTGGCCTGGTCCTTCGCGCCGAGCTCGCTGATGCCGCCCTTGGCGAGATCGTCAAGATCGCGCGACTAGGTGGTCCCCCGATGCTCGCCGAGGTGGTCGGCTTTCGCGACGGCGCAGCGATCTTGATGCCCCTGGGCGATGCGTTGCATTTGGCACCTAGAGCGGCCGTGTGGCGAACCGGTGCGCCAATGCAATTTCCTTGTGGCCCCTCGCTGCTCGGTCGCGTGATCAACGGCCTTGGCGACGCCATCGACGGCGGCCCCCCTATTGACGAACCCTTGTGGGCGGTGAGTCGAGCCGCGCCGCCGGCGCTCGCGCGCGCGCCCATCACACAGCGCCTGGCCACCGGCATCCGCGCCATCGATAGCTGCGTCGCGCTGGGCGAAGGGCAACGCATCGGGCTGTTCGCCGGCGCGGGGCACGGCAAGTCGACGCTCTTAGCGCAACTGGCGAGCACCGGCGATGAGCAAGAGCTCGGCGCCGACGTCGTCGTGCTGTGCCTGGTCGGCGAACGCGGACGCGAGGTGCGCGAGTTTACCGACCGCGTCCTCGCCCACGCGCGCCACCGCACCATCGTCGTCTGCGCCACCAGCGACGCCCCGAGCTTGGTGCGCGTGCGCGCTGCCGAGGTCGCAACCGCGACCGCCGAATGGTTTCGAGACCGCGGTAAGCGCGTGCTGCTGCTGGTCGATTCGATCACGCGCGTCGCGCGGGCGCAGCGCGAAGTAGGCCTTGCGGCCGGCGAGCCCCCGACTCGACACGGCTATCCGCCGAGCGTCTTTTCCGTGCTGCCTCGCCTCATCGAACGCGCGGGGCCCGCCGCGGTCGGCTCGATCACCGCCATCTATACGGTCTTGGTCGCGGGGGGCGACTTCGATGAGCCTATCGCCGATGAGGTGCGTTCGCTCCTAGATGGCCACATCGTGCTCGATCCACGGCTCTTCACGCGTGGGCATTTCCCCGCCATTTCGCTCATTCAAAGCGTTTCGCGCGTGATGGCCAGCGTCGTCACCCCCGAGCACGCGGCCGCCGCGGCCAGCCTGCGCCAATTGCTCGCCATCTATGAGGAGCATCGCGACCTCATCGCCATGGGGGCCATTGTGCCGGGGCAAAACCCAACGCTCGACCGGGCGCTCGCCCGCATGCCGCAGATCGACGCGTTTCTGCAACAGCCACTCGCCGGGTCGACCCCGCCGCCACCCTCAAATTTGCCGCATCTTTTGGCAGCGCTAAAATCGTTGGTCGGCCCGCCAGGTCTTCATGATATGACTACGCGTGGCATCCCCCCAGTCGGCTAG
- the coaD gene encoding pantetheine-phosphate adenylyltransferase, with translation MTPRPNAVYPGTFDPMTNGHVDILRRALDVFERITVAIATNPRKEPMFSLQERIDFIRAASPAFAGRLEFATVDGLLVHFCQQQGANVIVRGLRAMADFEYEFQLAHMNRRLAPGIDTVFFMTDERNHYVSSSLVKEVASFGGDVSGLVPPAVAAALAARLGAPAHKAP, from the coding sequence ATGACACCAAGACCAAATGCCGTGTACCCCGGGACCTTTGACCCGATGACCAATGGCCACGTCGACATCCTGCGACGCGCGCTCGACGTGTTTGAACGCATCACGGTCGCCATCGCCACCAATCCGCGCAAGGAGCCGATGTTCTCGTTGCAGGAGCGCATCGATTTCATCCGCGCGGCATCGCCGGCGTTCGCCGGACGCCTCGAATTCGCCACGGTTGATGGCTTGTTGGTCCATTTTTGTCAGCAGCAGGGCGCGAACGTCATCGTCCGCGGCCTGCGCGCGATGGCCGACTTCGAGTATGAATTTCAGCTCGCGCACATGAATCGGCGGTTGGCCCCCGGCATCGATACCGTGTTTTTCATGACCGACGAACGCAATCACTACGTGAGCTCATCGTTGGTCAAAGAGGTCGCGAGTTTCGGTGGCGACGTGTCGGGGCTGGTGCCGCCTGCGGTCGCCGCGGCCTTGGCCGCACGGCTC
- a CDS encoding winged helix-turn-helix domain-containing protein encodes MASPQSASLLLPTPFVGRQKELLALRDCIAASPLTLLHGASGIGKSSLLAAMLRASPIAHVVCAVAPGQSADAVLSRVCRHIGTGRYGLSAKMQSEELLIVIEAAHRLPAGALEAIIEQLAPDPTWMGRVVIAARDASPRADMPRYVASMQLGAMPREEAQAAWQAWLERHKTAAAPTIREAFATAYAAALGMPERLRLALGELLCDKPRHQLHALTGPERTVLAALATWREPMTMATLGALVAPLGAFDVLCALDRYQWIDIDERGSVAIPDRFGEMLLADLPADLLDATSARVVAQLAAEDTADMCAPFDAVERLRERTVLRLRQGEIDQAIADVTHHAGAILTLGASVELDEIISAIGQATAPVLRATKLDIAVREGRIGEAGAMLELLGDASQISLPLRASVEIARGNLAAAYALIAAAWHDESWRNSPQGARSWRLLRRLSRLGSPVALPAPTSQAPLVAALLETTNAEDAMALGDFSAARHHVTRARGALAIMQGPGEDGGALGFELDCLYARCLLGEGLLLEAAEETARIDGDQRLLHYADARLTVLTLRAVLARGRGDTDAAVGLLREVSRARRRHGDELGAMLSDGELADTYLLRGELTQAVELGRSLGMRQLGDLGQVCQTMAHAIIGRVLRLEWRLAEAQIRLQAAVATRLLPFGMRRRAERWLADTNARLAGTPTSASPADDISDWIARADHLMTLGNNTEAFALATRAATESERRGAKALCAKSFAVLARILFLRADTVQAEAAASRAVRDAAATGVVQARCHGLFVLASTRRDAGDTKTAMTYARDAFELAGSVGLVVERLVGHAAYESLAGSPIALSPETTFAITMSTEALSAARSFAAQLGLGRQNAVEVINARGERTHLAAAGPDMLRYRERALVVDGTRDEVWIGGELIADLRRRSLLKKLLFLFCDRPGTPISKEEIVRFVWEVDYHPLRHDAAIFTNIMRLRKLLGETGPKWLRGDETGYTFTPPDDYLFVSRG; translated from the coding sequence GTGGCATCCCCCCAGTCGGCTAGCCTGCTGCTCCCCACACCATTTGTGGGTCGACAAAAAGAGCTGCTTGCGTTGCGAGACTGCATCGCCGCCAGCCCCTTGACGCTGTTACATGGCGCCAGCGGCATCGGCAAATCGAGCTTGCTCGCGGCGATGCTGCGGGCCTCGCCAATCGCGCATGTGGTGTGTGCCGTCGCGCCGGGACAGTCCGCCGACGCCGTACTATCTCGCGTGTGTCGCCACATCGGCACCGGACGTTATGGCCTCTCGGCCAAGATGCAGAGCGAGGAGCTGCTCATCGTCATCGAGGCGGCGCATCGCTTGCCGGCGGGTGCGCTCGAGGCGATCATTGAGCAGCTGGCGCCAGATCCAACCTGGATGGGTCGCGTCGTCATCGCCGCGCGCGACGCGTCGCCGCGCGCCGACATGCCGCGCTACGTCGCCTCGATGCAGCTCGGCGCGATGCCCCGCGAGGAGGCGCAGGCCGCGTGGCAGGCGTGGCTCGAGCGCCACAAGACTGCCGCGGCCCCGACCATCCGCGAGGCGTTCGCCACCGCGTACGCCGCCGCGCTCGGCATGCCCGAGCGCCTACGGCTCGCCCTGGGCGAGCTGCTGTGCGACAAGCCTCGCCACCAGCTGCATGCGCTGACCGGGCCCGAGCGCACCGTGCTCGCCGCGTTGGCTACATGGCGCGAGCCCATGACGATGGCAACCTTGGGCGCGCTCGTCGCCCCGCTGGGCGCCTTCGATGTCTTGTGCGCGCTCGATCGCTATCAGTGGATCGACATCGACGAACGCGGCAGCGTGGCAATCCCTGATCGCTTTGGCGAAATGCTGCTCGCCGACCTACCAGCCGATCTTCTCGATGCCACCAGCGCGCGCGTGGTTGCGCAGCTCGCCGCCGAAGATACCGCCGACATGTGCGCCCCGTTTGATGCCGTGGAGCGGCTGCGCGAACGCACCGTGCTACGCCTGCGCCAAGGCGAGATCGATCAGGCCATTGCGGACGTGACGCACCATGCGGGCGCCATCTTGACGCTGGGTGCCTCGGTTGAACTCGATGAAATTATCTCGGCGATCGGCCAGGCCACGGCGCCCGTGCTCCGCGCGACCAAGCTCGACATCGCGGTGCGCGAGGGCCGCATCGGAGAGGCCGGCGCAATGCTCGAGCTCCTCGGCGACGCCTCGCAAATTTCGCTGCCACTGCGCGCCTCGGTCGAGATCGCGCGCGGCAACCTCGCCGCCGCCTATGCCCTCATCGCGGCGGCTTGGCACGATGAGAGCTGGCGCAATTCACCGCAAGGCGCCCGTAGCTGGCGCCTGCTGCGGCGCCTAAGCCGACTTGGCAGTCCGGTCGCCCTGCCCGCCCCAACGTCGCAAGCCCCCCTGGTCGCGGCCTTGCTTGAGACAACCAACGCCGAGGACGCCATGGCCCTTGGTGACTTCTCTGCGGCGCGCCACCACGTCACTCGCGCGCGGGGCGCGCTCGCGATCATGCAAGGGCCTGGGGAGGACGGCGGCGCGCTCGGCTTTGAGCTCGATTGTCTGTATGCGCGCTGCCTGCTCGGCGAAGGCCTCTTGCTCGAGGCCGCGGAAGAGACCGCGCGCATCGATGGCGACCAGCGCCTGCTCCACTATGCCGATGCCCGCCTGACCGTGCTCACGTTGCGCGCGGTCTTGGCGCGCGGCCGCGGCGATACCGATGCCGCGGTGGGCCTATTGCGTGAGGTCAGCCGTGCACGTCGGCGCCACGGCGACGAGCTCGGCGCGATGTTGTCTGACGGCGAACTTGCCGATACCTACCTGCTGCGCGGCGAGTTAACCCAAGCCGTCGAGCTCGGCCGCAGCCTTGGCATGCGCCAACTGGGCGATCTGGGCCAGGTTTGCCAAACCATGGCGCACGCGATCATCGGGCGCGTGTTGCGCCTGGAGTGGCGCCTCGCCGAAGCGCAGATTCGGCTGCAGGCCGCCGTCGCGACGCGGCTCTTGCCTTTTGGCATGCGGCGGCGCGCCGAACGCTGGCTAGCCGATACCAATGCGAGGCTGGCGGGCACGCCAACCTCAGCCTCGCCTGCCGATGACATTTCTGATTGGATCGCACGCGCCGACCACCTCATGACGCTGGGCAACAACACCGAAGCGTTCGCGCTGGCGACGCGCGCCGCCACCGAGTCCGAGCGCCGCGGCGCCAAGGCGCTTTGCGCCAAGTCCTTCGCGGTCCTCGCGCGCATCTTGTTTCTACGCGCCGACACGGTGCAGGCCGAGGCCGCGGCAAGCCGCGCCGTGCGCGATGCCGCCGCCACCGGTGTGGTGCAGGCGCGATGTCATGGCCTCTTTGTCCTTGCCTCGACGCGGCGCGATGCCGGCGACACCAAGACCGCCATGACCTATGCGCGCGACGCCTTCGAGCTCGCAGGCAGCGTTGGCCTCGTCGTCGAACGCTTGGTCGGCCACGCCGCCTACGAATCGCTCGCGGGCAGCCCGATCGCGCTTAGCCCCGAAACCACGTTTGCGATCACCATGTCGACCGAGGCCCTGTCGGCGGCGCGCTCCTTTGCGGCCCAGCTCGGCCTTGGGCGGCAAAACGCCGTCGAAGTGATCAATGCCCGCGGCGAGCGCACGCATCTCGCGGCCGCCGGTCCCGACATGTTGCGCTATCGCGAGCGCGCGTTGGTCGTCGACGGCACGCGTGACGAGGTGTGGATCGGTGGCGAACTCATCGCCGATTTGCGTCGGCGCAGCCTGCTGAAAAAGCTGCTCTTCCTCTTTTGTGACCGGCCCGGCACGCCAATCTCAAAAGAAGAGATCGTCCGCTTCGTGTGGGAGGTCGACTATCACCCGCTGCGCCACGACGCCGCCATCTTCACCAACATCATGCGGCTGCGCAAGCTGCTCGGCGAGACGGGCCCCAAATGGCTGCGCGGCGACGAAACCGGCTACACCTTCACGCCGCCCGACGACTACCTCTTCGTCTCTCGGGGCTGA
- the rsmD gene encoding 16S rRNA (guanine(966)-N(2))-methyltransferase RsmD — MRIVAGIWGGRPIRAPGGGQTRPTSEKVREAIFAILGPPGPQTRVLDLYCGSGALGLEALSRGAGAATLVDRAPAAISVARANAALLGARPEVVIADVASFLLKSQACWEWIFLDPPYRTDDVARAFAALRPGHLAPAGVVIVEHESRQQLPEGNAFLVKKDTRRYGDTAISFFRPHAMGAP; from the coding sequence ATGCGCATTGTCGCCGGCATCTGGGGTGGGCGCCCCATTCGGGCGCCTGGCGGCGGGCAAACGCGCCCCACCTCGGAAAAAGTGCGCGAGGCGATTTTCGCGATTCTCGGGCCACCAGGCCCCCAAACGAGGGTTTTAGACTTGTATTGTGGCTCGGGCGCCCTTGGGCTAGAGGCGTTGTCTCGCGGTGCTGGCGCGGCAACCCTGGTAGATCGCGCGCCCGCCGCGATTAGCGTGGCGCGCGCCAACGCGGCGCTCCTGGGTGCGAGGCCTGAGGTGGTCATCGCCGACGTGGCGTCGTTTTTGCTCAAATCCCAGGCTTGCTGGGAGTGGATTTTTCTCGATCCGCCCTATCGCACCGACGATGTGGCGCGGGCGTTTGCCGCGCTGCGCCCGGGGCACCTTGCGCCGGCGGGCGTCGTCATCGTCGAGCACGAATCGCGTCAGCAATTGCCCGAAGGCAACGCGTTTTTGGTAAAAAAAGATACGCGGCGTTACGGCGACACCGCCATTTCGTTTTTTCGACCACATGCAATGGGGGCACCATGA
- a CDS encoding AMP-binding protein, whose amino-acid sequence MSTRPMNVAGWLLAHLQAKPLPGDARPAITDDVSSISREGLVDQVQRTSAVLASLGVVPGDRVGLMMRDTHATVATLLGIWHAGAVAVPISELARAHDATADLQNAGAVAIFVDVATEQTIEQIRAQLPKLRHVLSLGRTGVDDEQLTALLAGATPRLHAHESSPDALCLLIYGRHDDPDQRAVAHSHQSIISGCELARRGPLAPLASDTLLSTFRLCTAVGQWAGMLVPLSVGAHLRLITEQAKSDTIRLLVQRDAPTVIWSTPSLFSQLVRDAIANGWEAFLSGVRLAVATGEAMPDRLASAVRAQLGTPLLVSFSISEMFHPLLIADASCDRDQAGVSGKPAEGVQTQIVNELDRPVGTNEIGTLEVQSMSMAPGYWRQHKLHAVSGNEWLTTTDRCFRDDLGNYHYCGRVDDWFKVGGKWVAPFEIERVLGAHDAVWECAVIGSTGDDGLLKPLAFVVLNVGFAASDDLSEQLRQHVKHHLAPYKYPRWIEYVDALPRGATGKLLRYKLKSTKRRRVETLTPL is encoded by the coding sequence ATGTCGACACGCCCCATGAACGTCGCTGGCTGGCTCTTGGCCCACCTGCAGGCCAAGCCACTTCCCGGCGATGCCCGGCCCGCCATCACCGACGATGTCTCGAGCATCAGCCGCGAGGGGTTGGTCGACCAGGTGCAACGCACCTCGGCGGTGCTCGCCTCGTTGGGGGTCGTGCCCGGCGATCGCGTCGGCCTGATGATGCGCGACACCCATGCGACGGTCGCGACGCTGCTTGGCATTTGGCACGCGGGCGCGGTGGCTGTCCCCATCTCCGAGCTCGCGCGTGCGCACGACGCGACGGCTGATTTGCAAAACGCCGGCGCGGTGGCGATCTTCGTCGACGTCGCGACCGAACAAACGATCGAACAAATTCGCGCCCAGCTGCCCAAGCTGCGGCACGTGCTTAGCCTCGGCCGCACCGGCGTTGACGATGAGCAGCTCACGGCCTTGCTCGCCGGCGCCACCCCACGGCTGCACGCGCATGAAAGCAGCCCCGATGCGCTGTGCCTGCTTATCTACGGCCGTCACGACGATCCGGACCAACGCGCGGTGGCTCACAGCCATCAATCCATCATTTCCGGCTGTGAGCTCGCGCGGCGCGGCCCGTTGGCCCCGCTCGCAAGCGATACGTTGCTGTCGACATTTCGGCTTTGCACCGCCGTCGGTCAATGGGCGGGCATGCTCGTGCCGTTGTCGGTCGGCGCGCACCTGCGTCTCATCACGGAGCAAGCCAAGAGCGATACGATTCGTCTGCTGGTGCAGCGCGATGCGCCCACCGTGATCTGGTCGACGCCATCCCTGTTTAGCCAGCTGGTGCGCGATGCCATTGCCAATGGGTGGGAGGCCTTTCTCAGCGGCGTACGGCTCGCGGTCGCCACGGGCGAGGCCATGCCCGATCGGCTTGCGTCGGCGGTGAGGGCGCAGCTCGGCACGCCGTTGCTGGTTAGCTTTAGCATCAGCGAGATGTTTCACCCCTTGCTCATCGCGGACGCGTCGTGCGATCGCGATCAGGCTGGCGTCAGCGGCAAACCCGCCGAAGGCGTCCAAACGCAAATCGTCAACGAACTCGATCGCCCGGTCGGCACCAACGAGATCGGCACGCTCGAGGTGCAAAGCATGTCGATGGCGCCGGGCTACTGGCGTCAGCACAAGCTCCACGCGGTAAGCGGCAATGAATGGCTGACCACCACCGACCGTTGCTTTCGCGACGACCTCGGCAACTACCACTACTGTGGTCGCGTCGACGATTGGTTCAAGGTCGGCGGCAAGTGGGTCGCCCCGTTTGAGATCGAGCGGGTGCTGGGCGCTCACGACGCGGTGTGGGAATGTGCCGTCATCGGCTCCACCGGCGACGACGGCCTGCTCAAGCCGCTCGCCTTCGTCGTGCTTAACGTCGGGTTTGCGGCCTCGGACGATTTATCCGAGCAGCTGCGCCAGCACGTCAAGCATCATCTCGCGCCTTACAAATACCCGCGGTGGATCGAATACGTCGACGCCTTGCCGCGTGGTGCCACCGGAAAATTGCTGCGTTACAAACTGAAATCGACCAAACGCCGGCGCGTCGAGACGCTGACGCCATTGTGA